A region of Desulfurobacteriaceae bacterium DNA encodes the following proteins:
- a CDS encoding C-GCAxxG-C-C family protein, whose amino-acid sequence MDRRNFLSAGLKVGLGVAAGLTVGSKVAVASRSENLPYPYVKLNPEKVAKRAYHYYHKGHCAYSVFASILDELKEKVGRPYTYIPSELYVYGKGGIVGWGTVCGTLNGACGIISLTCKDYGKVIDALFDWYTKTKLPTFVPPGKAAYPTSVSNSPLCHVSVMKWCKAATNHFGRYIAYNSKERSERCARLSASVAYKTVELINAYHDGTFVPVKIKGFQKTKMDCRECHSFSKF is encoded by the coding sequence ATGGACAGAAGGAATTTTCTCTCTGCTGGTCTTAAGGTAGGACTGGGGGTTGCTGCTGGACTTACTGTTGGTAGCAAGGTTGCAGTAGCAAGTAGAAGCGAAAATTTACCCTATCCTTATGTAAAGCTTAATCCTGAAAAGGTTGCCAAAAGGGCTTATCACTACTATCACAAGGGACACTGTGCGTATTCGGTCTTTGCCTCTATTTTGGATGAGTTAAAAGAAAAAGTTGGAAGACCTTATACTTACATTCCTTCTGAACTCTATGTCTATGGAAAAGGTGGAATTGTTGGTTGGGGAACCGTTTGTGGAACTTTAAACGGTGCTTGTGGAATTATTTCATTAACATGTAAGGATTACGGTAAAGTTATAGATGCTCTCTTTGACTGGTATACAAAAACTAAACTACCAACTTTTGTTCCTCCAGGGAAAGCAGCTTATCCAACTAGCGTATCAAATTCTCCTCTTTGCCACGTATCTGTAATGAAATGGTGCAAAGCAGCAACAAATCACTTTGGTAGATACATTGCATACAATAGCAAGGAAAGGTCAGAAAGATGTGCAAGACTCTCTGCAAGTGTAGCTTATAAAACTGTAGAGCTTATAAATGCTTACCATGATGGAACTTTCGTTCCAGTTAAAATTAAAGGCTTCCAGAAGACAAAGATGGACTGTAGAGAGTGCCACTCTTTCTCTAAGTTTTAG
- a CDS encoding 2-oxoacid:acceptor oxidoreductase family protein yields MRYEVRVIGSAGQGSILAAVVLANAAAEEGLNATQTATYGAAMRSGVSLGDVVISDEPIDFPKTFNLDAVIIQSQEAYDDMIKKNPVKFDAECGEQDADILVNVKPGALVIVDEDLVQCNVDCNMYKIVSAPIARTAAEVLGRRQVMNIVALGVFQVANSLQFDGKPLISEESFLKAIEKNVPSRFIELNKNAFLEGVKLGKAALQK; encoded by the coding sequence ATGAGATATGAAGTCAGAGTTATAGGTTCTGCTGGTCAAGGTTCTATCTTGGCTGCTGTAGTTCTTGCTAACGCTGCAGCAGAAGAAGGACTCAACGCCACTCAGACAGCTACCTATGGTGCTGCAATGAGAAGTGGTGTATCTCTTGGAGATGTAGTCATTTCTGACGAACCTATTGATTTTCCAAAGACTTTTAACCTCGATGCAGTGATTATTCAGTCTCAAGAAGCTTATGATGATATGATCAAGAAAAATCCTGTTAAGTTTGATGCTGAATGTGGAGAACAGGACGCAGATATTCTCGTAAACGTTAAACCTGGTGCACTTGTTATTGTTGATGAAGATCTAGTTCAATGTAACGTTGATTGCAACATGTATAAGATAGTATCTGCTCCTATTGCAAGAACAGCTGCAGAAGTTCTTGGAAGAAGACAGGTTATGAACATTGTAGCTCTCGGAGTTTTCCAAGTTGCAAACTCTCTTCAGTTTGATGGAAAACCTCTTATTTCTGAGGAAAGTTTCTTGAAAGCCATAGAAAAGAATGTTCCATCAAGGTTCATTGAACTTAACAAGAACGCTTTCTTAGAAGGAGTTAAACTAGGAAAAGCTGCTCTTCAAAAATAA